A window from uncultured Fusobacterium sp. encodes these proteins:
- a CDS encoding glucose 1-dehydrogenase gives MKISEQYNLKGKVAIITGAGDGIGRASALKLAQAGATVVCSDLDLEKAQETVVMVKELGAEGLAIKCNVTVEEDMKALVDETVKQFGKVNILVNNAGGGGGGKEKLEELTLDYITFIYKLNVFSVFTLMKLCAPHMRKDGYGSIINISSMASNMVSHNMSVYGSSKAAINQLTKYAAYDLGPEIRVNAIGPGAIKTRALGTVLTPEIEQKMLAKTPIKRLGEAEDIADAVLYFASPASSWTSGQIIFVNGGGTQELD, from the coding sequence ATGAAAATATCAGAACAATATAATTTAAAAGGAAAAGTAGCTATAATTACAGGAGCTGGAGATGGAATAGGTAGAGCTTCTGCTTTGAAATTAGCTCAAGCTGGAGCAACTGTAGTTTGTAGTGACTTGGATTTGGAAAAGGCTCAAGAAACCGTTGTTATGGTAAAAGAGTTAGGAGCAGAGGGACTAGCTATTAAATGTAATGTGACTGTTGAAGAGGATATGAAAGCTTTAGTAGATGAAACTGTAAAACAATTTGGAAAGGTTAATATCCTTGTAAATAATGCTGGAGGTGGAGGTGGAGGAAAAGAAAAGTTAGAAGAATTAACTTTAGATTACATCACTTTTATCTATAAATTAAATGTATTTAGTGTATTTACATTGATGAAACTATGTGCTCCACATATGAGAAAAGACGGGTATGGTTCTATTATAAATATTAGCTCTATGGCAAGTAATATGGTCAGCCATAATATGAGTGTATATGGAAGCTCTAAGGCTGCTATCAATCAATTAACAAAATATGCAGCTTATGATTTAGGACCAGAAATAAGAGTAAATGCTATTGGACCGGGAGCAATTAAAACAAGAGCTTTAGGAACAGTATTAACACCAGAGATAGAGCAAAAGATGTTGGCTAAAACACCTATAAAAAGATTGGGAGAAGCTGAGGATATAGCTGATGCAGTTCTATATTTTGCTAGCCCTGCTTCAAGTTGGACAAGTGGACAAATTATCTTTGTGAATGGTGGAGGAACTCAAGAATTAGATTAA
- a CDS encoding O-methyltransferase — MLEELKDANSYIIGKIEEKDSLILEMEDFAHENNVPIVTKEVAEYLKFIVKTHKVKNILEVGTAIGYSGILMAKEIVGQDGKLYTIEIDEERYNQAQENIKKSGLNNIISIKGDAVEEIKKIEENFDFVFIDASKGHYMDFFEDSIKLLNKNGIIFIDNIMFRGYLYKEYPKRFKTIVKRLDSFIDSLYNREDGDFVLLPFGDGVGLFYKK; from the coding sequence ATGTTAGAAGAGTTAAAAGATGCAAATAGTTATATAATTGGAAAGATAGAGGAAAAAGATAGTTTAATATTGGAGATGGAAGATTTTGCACATGAAAATAACGTGCCTATTGTAACTAAAGAGGTTGCTGAATATCTAAAATTTATTGTAAAGACTCATAAAGTTAAAAATATATTAGAAGTAGGAACAGCAATAGGATACTCTGGGATTTTAATGGCAAAAGAGATAGTAGGACAAGATGGGAAACTATATACTATTGAGATTGATGAGGAAAGATATAATCAAGCTCAAGAGAATATAAAAAAATCTGGATTAAATAACATTATTTCTATAAAGGGAGATGCTGTAGAAGAGATAAAAAAAATAGAGGAGAATTTTGATTTTGTTTTTATTGATGCTTCTAAAGGGCATTATATGGATTTCTTTGAGGATTCTATCAAACTTTTAAATAAAAATGGAATAATATTTATTGATAATATTATGTTTAGAGGGTATTTATATAAAGAGTATCCTAAGAGATTTAAAACTATTGTAAAAAGATTGGATAGTTTTATTGATTCGTTATATAATAGAGAAGATGGAGATTTTGTTCTTCTACCTTTTGGAGACGGAGTAGGTTTATTCTATAAAAAATAA
- a CDS encoding AzlC family ABC transporter permease, producing the protein MNTKTVAFKAALPHTIPICAGFTFLGLAYGIYMSKMGFSFIYPFLMAITIFAGSMEFITANLLVSAFDPINAFILALMVNARHLFYGLSMLEKYHGTGKKRFFLIFGMCDESFSINCTTPIPKNVDKGWFMFFVTLMNYLYWAIGAALGGILGKFITFSTKGIDFVMTALFVVIFLTQWDSQKNHTPALIGLGASVIALLIFKGDNFIIPSMILILISLTSIRSKIEKEDK; encoded by the coding sequence ATGAATACAAAAACAGTCGCTTTTAAAGCTGCACTTCCTCATACTATTCCTATTTGTGCTGGTTTTACTTTTCTAGGATTAGCATATGGAATATATATGAGTAAAATGGGGTTCTCTTTTATCTATCCTTTTCTTATGGCTATAACTATCTTTGCTGGATCTATGGAATTTATTACAGCCAATCTTTTAGTTAGTGCCTTTGATCCTATAAATGCTTTTATTTTAGCTTTAATGGTCAATGCTAGACATCTTTTTTATGGACTATCAATGTTAGAAAAATACCATGGAACTGGTAAAAAAAGATTTTTTTTGATTTTTGGAATGTGTGATGAGTCTTTTTCAATTAACTGTACAACTCCTATTCCTAAAAACGTTGATAAAGGTTGGTTCATGTTCTTTGTAACACTAATGAATTATCTTTATTGGGCTATTGGAGCTGCTTTAGGTGGTATCTTAGGAAAGTTTATAACTTTTAGTACAAAGGGAATTGACTTTGTTATGACTGCACTTTTTGTTGTAATCTTTTTAACTCAATGGGATTCACAAAAAAATCATACTCCAGCTCTTATTGGGCTTGGTGCATCTGTTATAGCTCTACTTATATTTAAAGGTGATAATTTTATTATACCTTCCATGATACTGATTTTAATTTCTTTAACATCAATTAGAAGCAAGATTGAAAAGGAGGATAAATAA
- a CDS encoding branched-chain amino acid transporter permease, with protein MTITQEILTVGAVVLGTMTTRFLPFIIFPANKPIPKYIQYLGRVLPFSVIGMLIIYCLKDVSLITNPFALPEIIAILGIVALHKWQHSMLLSISGGTILYMLLVQFIFN; from the coding sequence ATGACTATTACACAAGAGATATTAACTGTTGGAGCTGTTGTATTAGGAACTATGACAACTAGATTTTTACCTTTTATTATTTTTCCAGCTAATAAACCTATTCCAAAATATATTCAATATTTAGGTAGAGTTCTTCCTTTTTCTGTTATTGGAATGCTAATTATCTATTGTCTAAAAGATGTTTCTCTTATAACTAATCCATTTGCTTTACCAGAAATTATAGCTATTCTTGGTATAGTAGCTTTACACAAATGGCAACATAGTATGTTGCTTTCAATATCTGGTGGAACTATTCTATATATGTTGCTTGTTCAATTTATTTTTAATTAG
- the rsmB gene encoding 16S rRNA (cytosine(967)-C(5))-methyltransferase RsmB, whose protein sequence is MNIKQRVIGLIKEVENGKYSNIALNEYFKQNDLNKKEKGFITELFYGVIRKKIFLDYEIDKRTSSIKKDWIRNILRISMYQIAFMKSDDKGVVWEATELAKKKFGVPVGKFVNGVLRSYIRELENDILELKENDKEDILLSYPRWFYDKIKQEYKEEANLFLESLKKIPYISFRVNTLKYSEEEFEKLLESLNINIVKKVDTVYYLESGILLYSDEFKYGKIIVQDASSYLSAKNLNPKSNESVLDTCSAPGGKTAVLGELMKNEGELLALDIYPHKLKLIEENCKKLGIDFVRTVKMDARKLNQQGKKFDKILVDAPCSGYGVLRKKPEALYNKNIENVEELSKLQFEILESAAQVLKDDGELVYSTCTILKEENSDNIGKFLEKYPEFETTELYIPENVNGTYDEFGGFTIDYHEDILDGFYIAKLRKKREKC, encoded by the coding sequence ATGAATATTAAGCAAAGAGTTATAGGGCTTATAAAAGAAGTTGAAAATGGAAAATACTCCAATATAGCATTGAATGAATATTTTAAGCAAAATGATTTGAATAAAAAAGAAAAGGGATTTATAACTGAACTTTTTTATGGAGTAATTAGAAAAAAAATATTTCTTGATTATGAGATAGACAAAAGAACTTCAAGTATAAAAAAAGATTGGATAAGAAATATTCTTAGAATATCTATGTATCAAATTGCTTTTATGAAAAGTGATGATAAAGGTGTTGTATGGGAAGCTACTGAACTAGCAAAGAAAAAATTTGGAGTTCCTGTTGGAAAATTTGTTAATGGGGTTTTACGTAGCTATATTCGTGAATTGGAAAATGATATTTTAGAATTAAAAGAAAATGATAAAGAGGATATCTTACTTTCTTATCCTAGATGGTTTTATGATAAAATTAAACAAGAATACAAAGAGGAAGCAAATCTATTTTTAGAGTCTTTGAAAAAAATTCCATATATTAGTTTTAGAGTAAACACTTTAAAATATAGTGAAGAGGAGTTTGAAAAACTTTTAGAAAGTTTAAATATAAATATTGTAAAAAAAGTTGATACAGTATACTATTTAGAATCTGGAATTTTATTATATAGTGATGAGTTTAAATATGGAAAAATAATTGTTCAAGATGCTTCATCATATTTATCAGCTAAAAATCTGAACCCTAAATCAAATGAGTCTGTTTTAGATACTTGTAGTGCTCCTGGAGGTAAAACAGCAGTTTTAGGAGAATTGATGAAAAATGAAGGAGAACTTTTAGCCTTAGATATCTATCCTCATAAACTTAAATTGATAGAAGAAAATTGTAAAAAACTAGGAATAGATTTTGTTAGAACTGTAAAAATGGATGCTAGAAAATTAAATCAACAAGGTAAAAAATTTGATAAAATACTTGTAGATGCTCCATGTAGTGGATATGGTGTATTAAGAAAAAAACCAGAGGCTCTTTATAATAAAAATATTGAAAATGTTGAAGAGCTATCAAAGTTACAATTTGAAATATTAGAGTCAGCAGCTCAAGTTTTAAAAGATGATGGAGAATTAGTTTATAGTACATGTACTATTTTAAAAGAAGAAAACAGTGATAATATAGGAAAATTTTTAGAAAAATATCCAGAATTTGAAACAACAGAATTATATATTCCTGAAAATGTAAATGGAACATATGATGAGTTTGGAGGATTTACAATAGATTATCACGAAGATATTTTAGATGGATTTTATATTGCTAAATTAAGAAAGAAGAGGGAAAAATGTTAG